The proteins below come from a single Falco rusticolus isolate bFalRus1 chromosome 8, bFalRus1.pri, whole genome shotgun sequence genomic window:
- the FASTKD1 gene encoding FAST kinase domain-containing protein 1, mitochondrial isoform X1 produces MLCLRQVCLHTLRLYQARTLSSDLLLSQINSCTHEDEVFSLVERNKTRLSEKHVGIALNVLWQLQKKRPLLLRTSDYIRNHSQFLTLCILAENKVEHMEDEAVVDTLYSILRLNVEGHDSLTDVLVTEAWKRLERLSLPVLSKFALCLYKQRRHRSPVIGKVAHIVDVKLDSIQDIRILSVLMISISDVISQSFRDRLLHKAGQLLEEKDAVHFSYAKRVLQFLQNVKLRYHHPLLEKCNQIFLKNASGLDIRSISLILGLYEQLGFDSAEFRLVAKQLLSETINDHYDPETFAKLFFTLGPMAGSKVRERLLVTAEHMAEEFSSHQVLVILKTMQKMKCRNTHLLKKMTSVLHKHLDSYHVLQLVKLTQYLVELRCHNLELFAKLKMLLYGFLKSSVIPADTAAIIRGLAMLPSFQVEEIIINKAAAVLPQCRLHHLNRIATALVKWNHYDQLHWQKSSELCVKLLQKLNDCGFQRLQKGNNLNLLLEELTHVNGEWFEEVLTEETMATCQRLIDQITWANVRQLSFFLIKTNHRCPSLLDRIACVTVENIDKIHPSEIYIILFLFSAMNYDPPTNEEFFESCIQYLTSNLSCFETYRLVLLGHVLAVAGYFPPVLIRRIFDVSFLSKLDAQLAVLPDTVKQRVRLCLMKLNRAVCLECPEFHIPWFHERYCQGVLSNSSGRIHPLRQHVHRMLTEILGGSHYARISVLTPYCYEIDFECVLDENKKPFSYVARNTPLDDVEGAYLRHDIEDEGRKALPPGAQRIALEFLDSKAFSKDSHHLKGEPAVKKRHLEMLGYRVVQIPHFEWYSMVLSTKGEQLEYLRKHLYGIQ; encoded by the exons atgctttgtttgAGGCAGGTTTGCCTGCATACACTGAGACTTTACCAAGCTCGAACTCTGAGTAGTGATCTGCTTTTGAGCCAGATAAATAGCTGCACCCATGAAGATGAAGTGTTCAGCCTTGTTGAAAGGAACAAGACcaggctttctgaaaaacatgtGGGAATTGCGTTAAACGTCCTGTGGCAATTGCAAAAGAAGAGGCCACTACTCTTAAGGACTAGTGACTATATAAGAAATCACTCCCAGTTTCTTACTCTTTGCATTTTAGCAGAAAACAAGGTGGAACACATGGAAGATGAGGCCGTAGTGGACACCCTATATAGTATTCTGAG GCTCAATGTTGAAGGCCATGATTCTCTGACAGATGTGCTTGTTACAGAAGCATGGAAAAGACTGGAAAG GCTTAGTTTGCCAGTTCTGTCTAAATTTGCACTATGTTTATACAAGCAACGCAGACATCGCAGTCCTGTAATTGGCAAAGTAGCTCATATTGTGGACGTGAAGCTGGATTCTATACAGGATATAAG gATCTTGTCAGTTTTGATGATCAGCATATCTGATGTTATCTCACAGAGTTTTCGAGATCGATTACTACACAAGGCTGGACAGCTCTTGGAAGAAAAGGATGCCGTCCACTTCAGCTATGCCAAAAGAGTACTAcagtttcttcaaaatgttaaaCTGAGATACCATCATCCATTGCTAGAAAAATGCAACCagattttccttaaaaatgcCTCTGGTCTTGATATACGCAGTATTAGTCTTATTCTTGGACTGTACGAGCAGCTGGGTTTTGACAGTGCTGAATTCCGCTTGGTTGCTAAACAGCTGCTATCTGAAACTATAAATGATCATTATGATCCTGAAAcctttgcaaaattattttttactcttGGGCCTATGGCAGGATCCAAGGTAAGGGAAAG GTTACTAGTAACTGCAGAGCACATGGCAGAAGAATTTAGCAGTCACCAAGTATTGGTAATACTGAAGACgatgcagaaaatgaaatgcagaaatactcATCTactcaaaaa GATGACTTCTGTTCTGCACAAACATTTGGATAGCTATCATGTATTACAGTTGGTAAAGTTAACACAGTACTTGGTGGAGTTGCGTTGCCACAATCTGGAGCTCTTTGCCAAACTAAAAATGTTACTATATGG atttttaaaatcaagtgtCATACCTGCTGATACTGCTGCAATAATTCGTGGTCTGGCCatgcttccttcctttcaaGTGGAGGAAATCATtataaacaaagcagcagcagttctgcctCAGTGCAGGCTCCATCATTTGAATCGCATTGCTACAGCTCTTGTCAAATGGAATCATTATGACCAGTTGCACTGGCAAAAAAGTTCTGAGCTATGTGTAAAGCTTCTGCAAAAACTAAATGACTGTGGATTTCAGAGGCTTCAGAAAGGCAACAACTTAAATCTTCTGTTGGAAGAACTTACACATGTGAATGGAGAGTGGTTTGAAGAAGTCCTCACTGAGGAAACTATGGCCACGTGTCAGCGCTTGATAGACCAAATAACATGGGCAAATGTTCgacagttgtctttttttctcataaaaacaaaccaccGCTGTCCTTCATTACTTGACAGAATAGCTTGTGTGACTGTTGAAAATATAGACAAG atccACCCCTCTGAAATCTATAttattctcttcctcttctctgctaTGAATTATGACCCTCCTACCAATGAGGAGTTCTTTGAGAGTTGTATCCAATATCTTACTTCTAACTTGA gttgttTTGAAACTTACCGCTTGGTGCTGCTTGGTCATGTTCTGGCTGTGGCTGGGTATTTTCCTCCAGTTCTGATAAGAAGGATATTTGATGTTTCTTTCCTAAGCAAATTGGATGCTCAACTTGCAG TCCTGCCTGATACCGTAAAACAGAGGGTCCGCTTATGCCTCATGAAGTTGAACAGAGCAGTCTGTCTGGAATGCCCGGAGTTTCACATCCCTTGGTTTCATGAGCGCTACTGCCAAGGTGTCTTAAGTAACA GCAGTGGGCGAATACATCCACTGCGACAGCATGTTCACAGAATGCTGACAGAGATCTTAGGAGGAAGCCATTATGCAAGGATATCTGTTCTCACACCATACTGCTATGAAATAG ATTTCGAGTGCGTTctggatgaaaataaaaagcctttttcctaTGTGGCTCGGAATACACCGTTGGATGATGTGGAGGGAGCATATTTGCGACATGACATCGAAGATGAAGGGAGAAAGGCTCTGCCACCAGGAGCTCAGAG AATTGCTTTGGAATTTCTTGATTCAAAAGCTTTTAGCAAAGATTCACATCATCTGAAAGGAGAACCTGCAGTGAAAAAGCGACACCTGGAGATGCTGGGGTACAGGGTAGTTCAG
- the FASTKD1 gene encoding FAST kinase domain-containing protein 1, mitochondrial isoform X2 → MIFRLSLPVLSKFALCLYKQRRHRSPVIGKVAHIVDVKLDSIQDIRILSVLMISISDVISQSFRDRLLHKAGQLLEEKDAVHFSYAKRVLQFLQNVKLRYHHPLLEKCNQIFLKNASGLDIRSISLILGLYEQLGFDSAEFRLVAKQLLSETINDHYDPETFAKLFFTLGPMAGSKVRERLLVTAEHMAEEFSSHQVLVILKTMQKMKCRNTHLLKKMTSVLHKHLDSYHVLQLVKLTQYLVELRCHNLELFAKLKMLLYGFLKSSVIPADTAAIIRGLAMLPSFQVEEIIINKAAAVLPQCRLHHLNRIATALVKWNHYDQLHWQKSSELCVKLLQKLNDCGFQRLQKGNNLNLLLEELTHVNGEWFEEVLTEETMATCQRLIDQITWANVRQLSFFLIKTNHRCPSLLDRIACVTVENIDKIHPSEIYIILFLFSAMNYDPPTNEEFFESCIQYLTSNLSCFETYRLVLLGHVLAVAGYFPPVLIRRIFDVSFLSKLDAQLAVLPDTVKQRVRLCLMKLNRAVCLECPEFHIPWFHERYCQGVLSNSSGRIHPLRQHVHRMLTEILGGSHYARISVLTPYCYEIDFECVLDENKKPFSYVARNTPLDDVEGAYLRHDIEDEGRKALPPGAQRIALEFLDSKAFSKDSHHLKGEPAVKKRHLEMLGYRVVQIPHFEWYSMVLSTKGEQLEYLRKHLYGIQ, encoded by the exons ATGATATTCAG GCTTAGTTTGCCAGTTCTGTCTAAATTTGCACTATGTTTATACAAGCAACGCAGACATCGCAGTCCTGTAATTGGCAAAGTAGCTCATATTGTGGACGTGAAGCTGGATTCTATACAGGATATAAG gATCTTGTCAGTTTTGATGATCAGCATATCTGATGTTATCTCACAGAGTTTTCGAGATCGATTACTACACAAGGCTGGACAGCTCTTGGAAGAAAAGGATGCCGTCCACTTCAGCTATGCCAAAAGAGTACTAcagtttcttcaaaatgttaaaCTGAGATACCATCATCCATTGCTAGAAAAATGCAACCagattttccttaaaaatgcCTCTGGTCTTGATATACGCAGTATTAGTCTTATTCTTGGACTGTACGAGCAGCTGGGTTTTGACAGTGCTGAATTCCGCTTGGTTGCTAAACAGCTGCTATCTGAAACTATAAATGATCATTATGATCCTGAAAcctttgcaaaattattttttactcttGGGCCTATGGCAGGATCCAAGGTAAGGGAAAG GTTACTAGTAACTGCAGAGCACATGGCAGAAGAATTTAGCAGTCACCAAGTATTGGTAATACTGAAGACgatgcagaaaatgaaatgcagaaatactcATCTactcaaaaa GATGACTTCTGTTCTGCACAAACATTTGGATAGCTATCATGTATTACAGTTGGTAAAGTTAACACAGTACTTGGTGGAGTTGCGTTGCCACAATCTGGAGCTCTTTGCCAAACTAAAAATGTTACTATATGG atttttaaaatcaagtgtCATACCTGCTGATACTGCTGCAATAATTCGTGGTCTGGCCatgcttccttcctttcaaGTGGAGGAAATCATtataaacaaagcagcagcagttctgcctCAGTGCAGGCTCCATCATTTGAATCGCATTGCTACAGCTCTTGTCAAATGGAATCATTATGACCAGTTGCACTGGCAAAAAAGTTCTGAGCTATGTGTAAAGCTTCTGCAAAAACTAAATGACTGTGGATTTCAGAGGCTTCAGAAAGGCAACAACTTAAATCTTCTGTTGGAAGAACTTACACATGTGAATGGAGAGTGGTTTGAAGAAGTCCTCACTGAGGAAACTATGGCCACGTGTCAGCGCTTGATAGACCAAATAACATGGGCAAATGTTCgacagttgtctttttttctcataaaaacaaaccaccGCTGTCCTTCATTACTTGACAGAATAGCTTGTGTGACTGTTGAAAATATAGACAAG atccACCCCTCTGAAATCTATAttattctcttcctcttctctgctaTGAATTATGACCCTCCTACCAATGAGGAGTTCTTTGAGAGTTGTATCCAATATCTTACTTCTAACTTGA gttgttTTGAAACTTACCGCTTGGTGCTGCTTGGTCATGTTCTGGCTGTGGCTGGGTATTTTCCTCCAGTTCTGATAAGAAGGATATTTGATGTTTCTTTCCTAAGCAAATTGGATGCTCAACTTGCAG TCCTGCCTGATACCGTAAAACAGAGGGTCCGCTTATGCCTCATGAAGTTGAACAGAGCAGTCTGTCTGGAATGCCCGGAGTTTCACATCCCTTGGTTTCATGAGCGCTACTGCCAAGGTGTCTTAAGTAACA GCAGTGGGCGAATACATCCACTGCGACAGCATGTTCACAGAATGCTGACAGAGATCTTAGGAGGAAGCCATTATGCAAGGATATCTGTTCTCACACCATACTGCTATGAAATAG ATTTCGAGTGCGTTctggatgaaaataaaaagcctttttcctaTGTGGCTCGGAATACACCGTTGGATGATGTGGAGGGAGCATATTTGCGACATGACATCGAAGATGAAGGGAGAAAGGCTCTGCCACCAGGAGCTCAGAG AATTGCTTTGGAATTTCTTGATTCAAAAGCTTTTAGCAAAGATTCACATCATCTGAAAGGAGAACCTGCAGTGAAAAAGCGACACCTGGAGATGCTGGGGTACAGGGTAGTTCAG
- the FASTKD1 gene encoding FAST kinase domain-containing protein 1, mitochondrial isoform X3 encodes MFIQATQTSQSCNWQSSSYCGREAGFYTGYKSFRDRLLHKAGQLLEEKDAVHFSYAKRVLQFLQNVKLRYHHPLLEKCNQIFLKNASGLDIRSISLILGLYEQLGFDSAEFRLVAKQLLSETINDHYDPETFAKLFFTLGPMAGSKVRERLLVTAEHMAEEFSSHQVLVILKTMQKMKCRNTHLLKKMTSVLHKHLDSYHVLQLVKLTQYLVELRCHNLELFAKLKMLLYGFLKSSVIPADTAAIIRGLAMLPSFQVEEIIINKAAAVLPQCRLHHLNRIATALVKWNHYDQLHWQKSSELCVKLLQKLNDCGFQRLQKGNNLNLLLEELTHVNGEWFEEVLTEETMATCQRLIDQITWANVRQLSFFLIKTNHRCPSLLDRIACVTVENIDKIHPSEIYIILFLFSAMNYDPPTNEEFFESCIQYLTSNLSCFETYRLVLLGHVLAVAGYFPPVLIRRIFDVSFLSKLDAQLAVLPDTVKQRVRLCLMKLNRAVCLECPEFHIPWFHERYCQGVLSNSSGRIHPLRQHVHRMLTEILGGSHYARISVLTPYCYEIDFECVLDENKKPFSYVARNTPLDDVEGAYLRHDIEDEGRKALPPGAQRIALEFLDSKAFSKDSHHLKGEPAVKKRHLEMLGYRVVQIPHFEWYSMVLSTKGEQLEYLRKHLYGIQ; translated from the exons ATGTTTATACAAGCAACGCAGACATCGCAGTCCTGTAATTGGCAAAGTAGCTCATATTGTGGACGTGAAGCTGGATTCTATACAGGATATAAG AGTTTTCGAGATCGATTACTACACAAGGCTGGACAGCTCTTGGAAGAAAAGGATGCCGTCCACTTCAGCTATGCCAAAAGAGTACTAcagtttcttcaaaatgttaaaCTGAGATACCATCATCCATTGCTAGAAAAATGCAACCagattttccttaaaaatgcCTCTGGTCTTGATATACGCAGTATTAGTCTTATTCTTGGACTGTACGAGCAGCTGGGTTTTGACAGTGCTGAATTCCGCTTGGTTGCTAAACAGCTGCTATCTGAAACTATAAATGATCATTATGATCCTGAAAcctttgcaaaattattttttactcttGGGCCTATGGCAGGATCCAAGGTAAGGGAAAG GTTACTAGTAACTGCAGAGCACATGGCAGAAGAATTTAGCAGTCACCAAGTATTGGTAATACTGAAGACgatgcagaaaatgaaatgcagaaatactcATCTactcaaaaa GATGACTTCTGTTCTGCACAAACATTTGGATAGCTATCATGTATTACAGTTGGTAAAGTTAACACAGTACTTGGTGGAGTTGCGTTGCCACAATCTGGAGCTCTTTGCCAAACTAAAAATGTTACTATATGG atttttaaaatcaagtgtCATACCTGCTGATACTGCTGCAATAATTCGTGGTCTGGCCatgcttccttcctttcaaGTGGAGGAAATCATtataaacaaagcagcagcagttctgcctCAGTGCAGGCTCCATCATTTGAATCGCATTGCTACAGCTCTTGTCAAATGGAATCATTATGACCAGTTGCACTGGCAAAAAAGTTCTGAGCTATGTGTAAAGCTTCTGCAAAAACTAAATGACTGTGGATTTCAGAGGCTTCAGAAAGGCAACAACTTAAATCTTCTGTTGGAAGAACTTACACATGTGAATGGAGAGTGGTTTGAAGAAGTCCTCACTGAGGAAACTATGGCCACGTGTCAGCGCTTGATAGACCAAATAACATGGGCAAATGTTCgacagttgtctttttttctcataaaaacaaaccaccGCTGTCCTTCATTACTTGACAGAATAGCTTGTGTGACTGTTGAAAATATAGACAAG atccACCCCTCTGAAATCTATAttattctcttcctcttctctgctaTGAATTATGACCCTCCTACCAATGAGGAGTTCTTTGAGAGTTGTATCCAATATCTTACTTCTAACTTGA gttgttTTGAAACTTACCGCTTGGTGCTGCTTGGTCATGTTCTGGCTGTGGCTGGGTATTTTCCTCCAGTTCTGATAAGAAGGATATTTGATGTTTCTTTCCTAAGCAAATTGGATGCTCAACTTGCAG TCCTGCCTGATACCGTAAAACAGAGGGTCCGCTTATGCCTCATGAAGTTGAACAGAGCAGTCTGTCTGGAATGCCCGGAGTTTCACATCCCTTGGTTTCATGAGCGCTACTGCCAAGGTGTCTTAAGTAACA GCAGTGGGCGAATACATCCACTGCGACAGCATGTTCACAGAATGCTGACAGAGATCTTAGGAGGAAGCCATTATGCAAGGATATCTGTTCTCACACCATACTGCTATGAAATAG ATTTCGAGTGCGTTctggatgaaaataaaaagcctttttcctaTGTGGCTCGGAATACACCGTTGGATGATGTGGAGGGAGCATATTTGCGACATGACATCGAAGATGAAGGGAGAAAGGCTCTGCCACCAGGAGCTCAGAG AATTGCTTTGGAATTTCTTGATTCAAAAGCTTTTAGCAAAGATTCACATCATCTGAAAGGAGAACCTGCAGTGAAAAAGCGACACCTGGAGATGCTGGGGTACAGGGTAGTTCAG